In the genome of Phycisphaerae bacterium, one region contains:
- a CDS encoding alpha/beta hydrolase gives MSDKDKEWQKSSTRANRFASAATFIAPLVVLGLACGCQHQLMPTPNLYSYGRDDAFAHVPPEYRSNEVDVLYVTDRLPEGDTKTGPKYGYGRSHSLAFGTCVVEIGHNISWEDLARESRTAKRRLSLPLSVKQVREIARFPSVPHPIVEKGPRPIDDPAVVAEYAATEAKLHTDLAARLSHTDRKHAYIFVHGFANTFDDAAFTTAELWHFYGRQGVPICYTWPAGRGMSSLGYDYDSVSCEFTVFHLKQLLRSLGRCEPIEKVHILAHSRGTEVVTSALRELNIEHTHAPQSARETLKLGNVVLVAPDLDFDVYQQRECGERFTFMPERVTIYTSPTDRALAMADALTLGVARLGQLQPSELTPGHRNWLEMSPVTLVEALVHSGYIGHSYFTGSPAASSDLILVLRDNRPPGADHGRPLKQRMTNFWELRDDYLEGK, from the coding sequence ATGAGCGATAAGGACAAGGAGTGGCAGAAGTCGTCCACAAGGGCCAATCGGTTCGCCTCTGCGGCGACGTTCATTGCGCCTCTGGTCGTGCTCGGTCTGGCTTGCGGTTGCCAGCACCAGCTCATGCCGACGCCGAACTTGTATTCCTATGGCCGTGACGACGCGTTTGCCCATGTGCCTCCCGAATATCGCAGTAACGAGGTCGACGTCTTATATGTCACCGACCGGCTGCCGGAAGGCGACACCAAAACAGGACCGAAGTATGGCTACGGTCGCTCACACTCGCTGGCGTTCGGCACGTGCGTCGTCGAAATCGGCCACAATATCTCCTGGGAAGATCTGGCTCGCGAAAGTCGCACAGCGAAGCGCCGGCTGTCGCTGCCGCTCTCGGTGAAACAGGTCCGCGAGATCGCTCGTTTTCCGTCCGTACCCCATCCCATCGTTGAGAAGGGCCCTCGGCCGATCGACGATCCCGCAGTGGTGGCAGAATACGCGGCGACCGAAGCGAAGCTGCACACCGACCTGGCGGCCCGGCTATCCCATACCGATCGAAAGCATGCGTACATTTTCGTCCACGGATTCGCCAACACGTTTGACGATGCAGCGTTCACCACGGCCGAGCTGTGGCACTTCTATGGACGACAGGGCGTGCCGATCTGCTACACCTGGCCGGCCGGTCGGGGAATGAGCAGCCTGGGCTACGATTATGACAGCGTATCCTGTGAGTTCACGGTCTTTCATCTCAAGCAGCTGCTCCGGTCGCTAGGCCGCTGCGAACCGATCGAAAAGGTACATATCCTGGCGCACAGCCGCGGGACCGAGGTCGTCACCAGCGCTTTGCGTGAGCTGAACATCGAACATACCCATGCCCCACAATCGGCCCGTGAGACCCTGAAGCTGGGTAACGTCGTTCTGGTAGCGCCTGATCTGGATTTCGACGTCTACCAGCAGCGAGAATGCGGAGAGCGGTTTACCTTCATGCCCGAGCGGGTCACGATCTACACCTCTCCAACGGATCGCGCGCTGGCCATGGCCGACGCGCTGACGCTCGGCGTCGCTCGCCTCGGCCAGCTTCAACCGTCGGAATTGACGCCCGGCCACCGCAATTGGCTCGAAATGTCGCCCGTGACCCTTGTCGAGGCCCTCGTGCATTCGGGCTACATCGGGCATTCGTATTTCACCGGCAGTCCCGCGGCTTCGTCCGATCTGATCCTTGTCCTGCGTGACAACCGTCCGCCGGGTGCGGACCACGGCCGGCCCTTAAAACAGCGAATGACGAATTTCTGGGAGCTGAGAGATGATTATCTTGAAGGCAAGTAA
- a CDS encoding carbohydrate porin, producing the protein MRMRNASLTCGLLTLASILTAATPLAAQEQPPVTDPPAQTETAAANESSTAKDAKHPTTQPMALQSLIPTLPDYSGDVWKRGYLTGDWGGARTQLAEHGVLFDLDVTQVLQGNAHGGKNTKGALEYGGSADYTLRLDTARMGLWPGGLITLHGETQFGRATNGNTGSLGSPNFKSLLPVPGDPGITTLSEYYLTQALSETFVIVAGKMDLTAAGDRNVFAGDTKHYTQFMNTAFNVNPVLLSAAPYTAMAAGFVLLPTKWLTISTLVSDNDPDGAATMTGFNTAFHGRTWLTVMQEYAVKIKLLDKPGNQRFGWFYTTKDFIDFAGDPRLQLPGRQQSFGLLPRNVGPFRLRKPPRWLRSVRVGDTVLSADGPDKCPDDWGFYYNFDQYLYTETEDPTQGFGLFGRFGWSNGECNPIEEFYSIGLGGKGSIPCRDHDTWGLGYYLINMTDDLPRMLGLNAEQGVELFYNIEITPWLHLSPNLQVIVDPGAGYQDRDVAVIYGMRAQMTF; encoded by the coding sequence ATGCGAATGCGCAATGCGTCCCTGACATGCGGCCTGTTGACCCTCGCAAGCATTCTGACGGCGGCCACGCCCCTCGCCGCGCAGGAGCAGCCTCCGGTCACAGACCCGCCGGCTCAGACCGAGACCGCCGCGGCCAACGAATCGTCAACTGCGAAAGACGCCAAGCACCCGACCACCCAGCCCATGGCCCTCCAATCGCTCATCCCCACGCTCCCCGACTATTCGGGCGACGTCTGGAAGCGCGGTTACCTGACCGGCGACTGGGGCGGCGCGCGGACGCAGCTCGCCGAGCATGGCGTCCTCTTCGACCTCGACGTGACGCAGGTCCTCCAGGGCAACGCCCACGGCGGCAAGAACACTAAGGGCGCGCTCGAATACGGCGGTTCCGCCGATTACACCCTGCGTCTGGACACCGCCCGCATGGGCCTCTGGCCCGGCGGTCTCATCACCCTCCACGGCGAGACGCAGTTCGGCCGCGCAACCAACGGCAACACCGGCAGCCTCGGCTCGCCGAACTTCAAGTCGCTGCTCCCCGTTCCCGGCGACCCCGGCATCACTACGCTTTCGGAATACTACCTCACGCAGGCCCTGTCCGAGACGTTTGTCATCGTCGCCGGAAAAATGGACCTGACCGCCGCGGGCGATCGCAACGTCTTCGCGGGCGACACCAAGCACTACACCCAGTTCATGAACACGGCGTTCAACGTCAACCCCGTCCTGTTGAGTGCCGCGCCGTACACCGCGATGGCGGCGGGATTCGTCCTGCTCCCCACCAAGTGGCTCACCATCAGCACGCTCGTGTCCGACAACGACCCCGACGGCGCGGCCACCATGACCGGCTTTAACACCGCCTTCCACGGTCGCACCTGGCTGACCGTGATGCAGGAATATGCCGTCAAGATCAAACTCTTGGATAAACCCGGTAATCAGCGGTTCGGCTGGTTCTATACCACGAAGGACTTCATCGACTTCGCCGGCGACCCGCGGCTGCAACTGCCCGGCCGCCAGCAGAGTTTCGGTCTGCTGCCCCGCAACGTCGGACCCTTTCGTCTTCGCAAGCCGCCGCGCTGGCTGCGCTCGGTTCGCGTGGGCGATACCGTGCTGAGCGCCGACGGACCCGACAAGTGTCCCGATGACTGGGGCTTCTACTACAACTTTGACCAGTACCTCTACACCGAGACCGAAGACCCCACGCAGGGTTTTGGCCTCTTCGGCCGCTTCGGCTGGTCCAACGGCGAGTGCAACCCGATCGAGGAGTTCTACAGCATCGGCCTCGGCGGCAAGGGCTCGATCCCGTGCCGCGACCATGACACCTGGGGCCTGGGCTATTACCTGATCAACATGACCGACGACCTCCCCCGGATGCTCGGCCTGAACGCCGAACAGGGCGTCGAACTCTTCTACAACATCGAGATCACCCCCTGGCTGCACCTCTCGCCGAACCTGCAGGTCATCGTCGACCCCGGCGCCGGCTACCAGGACCGCGACGTGGCGGTCATTTACGGAATGCGGGCGCAGATGACGTTTTGA
- a CDS encoding bifunctional oligoribonuclease/PAP phosphatase NrnA — translation MGETAPAESKNAPRSNRQPTPEFLRQLTSVRRPLVVGHVTPDADCIGAALGVAGSLREHGIEAVVGLPADCVAQRLGFMLELAPTTPRSVEWSTDGRYDSLIIVDTASEKRINIRPPPAMTGPLPTLNIDHHITNIDFGRHNWVDPHASSTCEMIALLLNALKWQPSAAVASLLYAGLHGDTAGFSLPSTTSDALHVAAELVRAGADVSHIGEQLCRSQGQHDFELLRRVYDHTRVVAAGRIAYSHLSYADISESGCKADDIDDQVSIPRALKGVAIAMLFSEGEPGVIRINLRGEGKITVLELAQRFGGGGHSQSAGVRVKNKPMQQVIDETVAAAQEHLRSIGVI, via the coding sequence ATGGGTGAGACCGCTCCCGCCGAATCGAAAAACGCACCCCGATCCAACCGACAGCCGACGCCGGAATTCCTGCGGCAACTTACGAGCGTCCGGCGGCCGCTGGTCGTGGGTCACGTCACGCCCGACGCCGACTGCATCGGCGCGGCGCTGGGCGTGGCGGGGAGCCTCCGCGAGCATGGCATCGAGGCCGTCGTCGGCCTGCCCGCCGATTGCGTGGCCCAGCGGCTGGGCTTCATGCTGGAACTCGCTCCCACGACGCCGCGGTCGGTCGAATGGTCCACCGACGGCCGCTACGACAGCCTGATCATCGTCGACACGGCGAGCGAGAAGCGGATCAACATCCGGCCGCCGCCCGCGATGACGGGCCCGCTGCCGACCCTCAACATCGACCACCACATCACCAACATCGACTTCGGCCGCCACAACTGGGTCGATCCGCACGCCAGCAGCACTTGCGAGATGATCGCGCTCCTGCTGAACGCACTGAAGTGGCAGCCTTCGGCGGCCGTCGCCTCGCTCCTTTACGCCGGTCTGCACGGCGACACCGCGGGCTTCAGCCTGCCGTCGACGACGTCCGACGCGCTGCACGTCGCCGCCGAACTCGTTCGCGCGGGGGCCGACGTCTCGCACATCGGCGAACAGCTCTGCCGCTCGCAGGGGCAGCACGACTTCGAACTCCTGCGGCGGGTCTACGACCACACCCGCGTCGTCGCGGCCGGCCGAATCGCCTACAGCCACCTCTCCTATGCGGACATCAGCGAGTCCGGCTGCAAGGCCGACGACATCGACGACCAGGTCTCCATCCCCCGGGCCCTCAAGGGCGTGGCCATCGCCATGCTCTTCTCCGAGGGCGAGCCCGGCGTCATCCGCATCAACCTCCGCGGCGAGGGCAAGATCACGGTCCTGGAATTGGCCCAGCGCTTCGGCGGCGGCGGTCACAGCCAGTCGGCCGGCGTCCGCGTCAAGAACAAGCCGATGCAACAAGTTATCGACGAGACCGTGGCGGCGGCGCAGGAGCATCTGCGGTCGATCGGGGTGATCTGA
- a CDS encoding arylsulfatase, translating to MIKKMMTLIAASLAALIFAAVPAHAQEKKPNIVVIMGDDIGIWNIGAYHRGMMASRTPHLDKLAAEGMLFTDYYAEASCTAGRAAFITGQLPIRTGMTTVGQAGASVGLPSQACTIATALKEQGYATGQFGKNHLGDKNEFLPTLHGFDEFFGYLYHLDAMEDPCHPGYPQELLDKVGPRNVVHSWATDNDDPTEMPRWGKVGKQKIEDAGQLCPERMETVDDEIRDLAFKFVDKARADNKPFFLWLNPTRMHIVTHLSEKYEKMRNSKNGWTISEAGMAQLDDIVGDVMKKLKDLGVDEDTIVVFTTDNGTEVFTWPDGGQTPFAQCKGTVMEGGFRAPAMIRWPGKVPAGKVENGIMSGLDWFPTLVAAAGNPNIKEDLLKGKTIGDRTYKNHLDSYNQMDLITGKGPSARHEIFYFGESTLGAVRVDDYKYRFIDQPGGWLGEKTHADVPFLTNLRLDPFERTGWPGNGTKDGAQNYFSWFQYEFWRFVFVQQEVAKLAMTAVEYPPMQKGASFNLDAVKAKIEAARAAMGK from the coding sequence TGATCTTCGCCGCCGTCCCCGCGCACGCGCAGGAGAAGAAACCCAACATCGTCGTCATCATGGGCGACGACATCGGCATTTGGAACATTGGCGCCTACCACCGGGGCATGATGGCCAGCCGGACCCCGCACCTCGACAAGCTAGCCGCCGAGGGCATGCTGTTCACCGACTACTATGCCGAAGCCAGTTGCACGGCCGGTCGCGCCGCGTTCATCACCGGGCAATTGCCCATTCGCACGGGCATGACCACGGTCGGCCAGGCCGGCGCGTCCGTCGGGTTGCCCTCTCAAGCTTGTACGATCGCCACGGCGCTGAAGGAACAGGGATATGCCACGGGACAGTTCGGCAAGAATCACCTCGGCGATAAGAACGAGTTCCTGCCGACGTTGCACGGATTCGACGAGTTCTTCGGCTATTTGTATCACCTCGACGCGATGGAGGATCCGTGTCACCCCGGCTACCCGCAGGAACTCCTGGACAAGGTCGGGCCACGCAACGTGGTTCATTCCTGGGCGACGGACAACGACGATCCGACCGAGATGCCGCGCTGGGGCAAGGTCGGCAAGCAGAAAATAGAGGACGCCGGCCAGCTCTGCCCCGAGCGCATGGAAACGGTGGACGACGAGATTCGCGATCTCGCGTTCAAGTTCGTGGACAAGGCCAGGGCCGACAACAAGCCGTTCTTCCTCTGGCTGAACCCCACGCGAATGCACATCGTCACCCATCTCTCAGAGAAGTACGAGAAGATGCGCAATTCGAAGAATGGTTGGACCATTTCGGAAGCCGGCATGGCCCAGCTCGACGACATCGTCGGCGACGTCATGAAGAAGCTCAAGGACTTGGGAGTGGACGAGGACACCATCGTCGTGTTCACCACCGACAACGGTACCGAAGTTTTCACCTGGCCCGATGGCGGACAGACGCCGTTTGCGCAATGCAAGGGAACGGTCATGGAGGGAGGATTCCGCGCACCGGCCATGATTCGCTGGCCGGGCAAGGTGCCGGCCGGCAAGGTGGAGAACGGCATCATGTCCGGGCTCGACTGGTTCCCGACGCTGGTGGCCGCCGCGGGCAATCCGAACATCAAGGAGGACCTGCTCAAGGGCAAGACGATCGGCGATCGGACATACAAGAACCACCTCGACAGCTACAACCAGATGGACCTGATCACCGGCAAGGGCCCCTCGGCTCGCCATGAGATTTTCTACTTCGGAGAAAGCACGCTCGGGGCGGTGCGCGTGGACGACTACAAATACCGGTTCATTGACCAGCCGGGAGGCTGGCTGGGCGAAAAGACCCACGCGGATGTGCCTTTCCTGACCAACCTTCGTCTGGACCCGTTCGAGCGCACGGGCTGGCCGGGAAATGGGACAAAGGATGGGGCGCAGAACTATTTCAGTTGGTTCCAATACGAGTTCTGGCGCTTCGTTTTTGTCCAGCAGGAAGTGGCGAAGCTGGCCATGACGGCGGTCGAGTACCCGCCCATGCAGAAGGGCGCGAGCTTCAACCTCGATGCCGTGAAAGCGAAGATTGAGGCCGCCAGAGCGGCTATGGGCAAGTAA
- a CDS encoding arylsulfatase — translation MNRTLLALFTLIALAMCAFLTPSSGHAQAPSPSGDNLDRTNLPIPEPKVTPISILDARNAKAPPRFEVKPPRGAPNVVIVLIDDIGFGHSSAFGGPIHMPTLEKLAAKGLKYNRFHTTALCSPTRVALLTGRNHHVNNAGAIMELATGFPGNTGVRPESVTPLAEILRLNGFSTAAFGKYHETAPWEVSISGPFDRWPTRSGFDKFYGFIGGETNQWAPGIFDGVVRIAPPQKPDYHFTTDMTDQAIKWVSAQQALTPDKPFYMYFATGATHAPHHVPREWIDKYKGKFASGWDNLREETFARQKKLGVIPADAKLTPRPKEIPAWNDMSADQKRLFERQMETFAGFAEHTDHEVGRLVAQLESIGVLDNTLFFYIVGDNGASAEGGPEGTYNEMMALNGIIGKADQMMGHIEDWGGPKTFPHFAIGWAWAGNTPFQWTKQVASHFGGTRNGMVLHWPNGIKSRGEIRSQFHHVIDVAPTVLDAAKVPEPKMVNGIPQRAMDGVSMLYTVDDPDAKDRHTTQYFEMFGNRGIYHDGWVACTRHSIPWLMVHLPPLTDDVWELYNVDKDFTQADNLAAQHPEKLKELQDLFIKEAIRNHVLPIDDRRSERFNPAVAGRPDLMGGRKSLTVYDGMTGMMENAFINIKGVHHTITADIEVPDANTEGVILAQAGYFGGWTLYMKEGKVHHEYNFFALERTNIAAPSTLEPGRHTVVYEFIPDETKPGAGGKSIITIDGKKAIEGHIPKTQPFAFSADEGADVGEDGETNVSPDYKQHDNKFTGKIHKVTIDVK, via the coding sequence ATGAATCGCACGCTCCTCGCTCTGTTCACCCTCATCGCACTCGCGATGTGCGCGTTCCTCACCCCATCGTCCGGCCACGCACAGGCACCATCGCCGTCAGGGGACAACCTCGACCGTACGAACCTGCCGATCCCCGAGCCAAAAGTCACCCCGATCTCCATCCTCGACGCCCGCAATGCGAAGGCCCCGCCGCGCTTTGAAGTGAAGCCGCCCCGGGGGGCGCCCAACGTCGTAATCGTCCTGATCGACGATATCGGCTTCGGTCACTCCAGCGCCTTCGGCGGGCCCATCCACATGCCCACCTTGGAAAAGCTGGCCGCCAAGGGACTGAAATACAATCGTTTCCACACCACCGCGCTTTGCAGTCCCACCCGCGTCGCCCTGCTCACCGGTCGCAACCATCACGTCAACAACGCCGGGGCCATCATGGAACTGGCCACGGGTTTTCCCGGTAACACCGGGGTCCGCCCCGAAAGCGTGACGCCCCTCGCCGAGATCCTCCGCCTCAATGGCTTCAGCACCGCGGCCTTCGGCAAGTACCACGAGACCGCGCCGTGGGAAGTCTCCATTTCCGGCCCCTTCGATCGCTGGCCGACGCGCTCCGGCTTCGACAAGTTCTACGGCTTCATCGGCGGCGAGACCAACCAGTGGGCGCCGGGCATCTTCGACGGCGTCGTTCGAATTGCGCCTCCGCAAAAGCCGGATTACCACTTCACCACCGACATGACCGACCAGGCCATCAAGTGGGTCAGCGCCCAGCAGGCCCTCACGCCCGACAAGCCCTTCTACATGTACTTTGCCACGGGCGCGACGCACGCCCCCCACCATGTCCCCAGGGAGTGGATCGACAAGTACAAGGGAAAATTCGCCAGCGGCTGGGACAACCTGCGTGAGGAGACCTTCGCGCGTCAGAAGAAGCTGGGCGTGATCCCCGCCGATGCCAAGTTGACCCCGCGGCCGAAGGAAATCCCCGCCTGGAACGACATGAGCGCCGACCAGAAGCGCCTCTTCGAACGCCAGATGGAGACCTTCGCCGGCTTCGCCGAGCACACCGACCACGAGGTGGGTCGCCTCGTCGCGCAACTGGAATCCATCGGCGTCCTGGACAACACGCTCTTCTTCTACATCGTCGGCGACAACGGCGCCAGCGCCGAAGGCGGCCCCGAAGGCACCTACAACGAAATGATGGCCCTCAACGGCATCATCGGCAAAGCCGACCAGATGATGGGCCACATCGAAGACTGGGGCGGACCCAAGACCTTCCCCCACTTCGCCATCGGCTGGGCCTGGGCCGGCAACACGCCCTTCCAATGGACCAAGCAGGTCGCCAGCCACTTCGGCGGCACGCGTAACGGCATGGTCCTCCACTGGCCGAACGGTATTAAGTCCCGGGGCGAAATCCGCTCGCAATTCCACCACGTGATCGACGTCGCCCCCACCGTCCTGGACGCGGCAAAAGTCCCCGAGCCCAAAATGGTGAACGGCATCCCGCAGCGGGCCATGGATGGCGTCTCGATGCTCTATACCGTGGATGATCCCGACGCCAAGGACCGCCACACCACCCAATACTTCGAGATGTTCGGCAACCGCGGCATCTATCATGACGGCTGGGTCGCCTGCACCCGCCACTCCATCCCGTGGCTGATGGTTCATCTCCCGCCGCTGACGGACGACGTCTGGGAACTTTACAACGTGGACAAGGACTTCACCCAGGCCGACAATCTCGCGGCCCAGCATCCCGAAAAGTTGAAGGAGCTGCAGGATCTCTTCATCAAGGAAGCCATCAGGAACCACGTCCTCCCGATCGACGACCGCCGCTCCGAGCGCTTCAACCCGGCCGTCGCCGGTCGCCCTGACCTCATGGGCGGTCGCAAGTCGCTCACCGTCTATGACGGCATGACTGGAATGATGGAAAACGCCTTCATCAACATAAAGGGCGTGCACCACACCATCACCGCCGATATCGAAGTGCCGGATGCGAACACCGAGGGCGTGATCCTCGCCCAGGCCGGCTACTTCGGCGGCTGGACCCTGTACATGAAAGAGGGCAAGGTCCACCACGAATACAACTTTTTCGCCCTGGAGCGCACCAACATCGCCGCCCCCTCGACTCTTGAACCGGGCAGACACACCGTCGTGTACGAGTTCATCCCCGACGAGACCAAGCCCGGGGCCGGTGGCAAGTCCATCATCACCATCGACGGCAAGAAGGCTATCGAAGGGCACATTCCCAAGACCCAGCCCTTCGCCTTTTCCGCCGATGAAGGCGCCGACGTGGGCGAGGATGGAGAAACCAATGTGTCGCCCGATTACAAGCAGCACGACAATAAGTTCACCGGTAAGATCCACAAGGTCACGATCGACGTTAAATAG